One Armatimonadota bacterium genomic window carries:
- a CDS encoding NAD(P)-binding protein has translation MKVAVVGAGISGMQSARLLEAMGCDVTVFEARDRIGGRLETVQEGEAIYEAGGEWIDADQPRLHGLVNALQGRLDEAVREPALAIYKGEVRRTDDLWQDLVEDETAVELSARALARELELPAWKNSKFAKYDNLDLASFLRQNCQSERGFWWMNANLRSDEGEDLERIGLLGWLSGYVHYIDRENLNRGESEMSAYRTPLGFSSLLESMKAALAGEVRLGRVLQRVAQSDGKVTLQFDDESSEEFDRVVLTLPPPCLEHVVFDPPLPSAKRCAVEACGMSRAIKIALQFKKPWWTERGFCGRFHCDGALQQMWDGTRGGSPVLTAYICGERAVEWTSLPDPISAAAYELGQYFPEAKDFFDGGWLHDWIHDPYSRGAFSHYRPGYVLEHSQNMIVPFDRVHFAGEHTATWVGFIEGALESAERVVAEVKTCEQGT, from the coding sequence ATGAAGGTCGCGGTGGTCGGGGCCGGAATTTCCGGCATGCAATCCGCCCGTCTGTTGGAAGCGATGGGTTGCGACGTCACGGTTTTCGAGGCCAGGGATCGGATCGGTGGTCGCTTGGAGACCGTGCAAGAGGGGGAAGCCATCTATGAGGCAGGCGGAGAATGGATCGATGCCGATCAGCCGCGTCTGCATGGATTGGTCAATGCCTTGCAGGGTCGGTTGGATGAGGCGGTTCGCGAACCGGCGCTCGCTATTTATAAGGGCGAGGTGCGGCGAACGGACGACCTCTGGCAAGATTTGGTGGAAGACGAAACCGCGGTCGAACTGTCGGCTCGAGCCTTGGCCCGAGAACTGGAGCTTCCAGCCTGGAAGAATTCTAAGTTCGCAAAGTACGATAACCTCGACCTTGCGTCGTTCCTTCGCCAAAACTGCCAAAGCGAGCGCGGCTTCTGGTGGATGAACGCAAACCTTCGGAGCGACGAAGGCGAGGATCTGGAGCGAATCGGGCTCCTCGGGTGGTTGAGCGGCTACGTCCACTATATCGACCGCGAGAATCTTAATCGGGGCGAGAGCGAAATGAGCGCTTATCGGACCCCTTTGGGCTTTTCGTCTCTATTGGAGTCGATGAAAGCGGCTTTGGCGGGCGAGGTTCGGTTAGGTCGCGTTTTGCAGCGCGTCGCTCAGAGCGACGGCAAGGTCACCCTTCAGTTCGACGATGAGTCGTCGGAGGAGTTCGATCGCGTCGTTCTGACCTTGCCACCACCGTGCCTGGAGCATGTCGTGTTCGATCCGCCCTTGCCATCGGCTAAGCGATGCGCCGTCGAGGCGTGTGGGATGAGCCGCGCGATCAAAATCGCCCTTCAGTTCAAAAAGCCCTGGTGGACAGAGCGAGGATTTTGCGGTCGCTTCCATTGCGACGGCGCGCTACAGCAGATGTGGGATGGTACCAGGGGTGGCTCACCGGTGTTGACTGCCTATATTTGCGGTGAGCGAGCGGTCGAGTGGACCTCGCTTCCTGACCCGATTTCGGCGGCGGCGTACGAGTTGGGCCAGTACTTCCCAGAAGCCAAGGACTTCTTTGACGGAGGGTGGCTCCACGACTGGATTCATGACCCTTATTCGCGTGGAGCTTTCAGTCATTATCGACCAGGATATGTGCTCGAACATTCACAAAACATGATCGTTCCGTTTGACCGGGTCCACTTCGCGGGCGAGCATACGGCCACGTGGGTAGGTTTTATCGAGGGTGCGCTAGAGAGCGCGGAGCGCGTCGTAGCGGAGGTTAAAACATGCGAACAAGGTACATGA
- a CDS encoding 4-hydroxybenzoate octaprenyltransferase: protein MAQVSGQASGWKAFRAFLEMIKFEHSIFALPYAMIAMIWASPSGWPGLRVFLLILVAMVSCRTAAMTYNRIADRDIDAKNDRTKMRAIPSGLLSLRTVNLYFYASIILFLGAAAMLNSLTLILSPIALFVTIFYSRTKRFTWLCHYWLGLSLGIAPSAAWIAVKGDLSWPPIFLTLAVLLWTAGFDIIYALQDEEFDRENGLRSIPARFGRKTALIVSRLSHLFAVVFLVQAFAMEPITWVGWLGVIFAGVMLTYEQSLVKPNDLSRVNFAFFTLNGCISVGVFVFVLIDRLIR from the coding sequence ATGGCGCAGGTTTCCGGGCAGGCATCGGGTTGGAAGGCGTTTCGAGCCTTCCTCGAGATGATCAAATTCGAGCACTCGATTTTCGCCTTGCCGTACGCCATGATCGCGATGATTTGGGCGTCGCCGAGCGGGTGGCCCGGTTTGCGCGTTTTCCTATTGATTCTGGTGGCAATGGTGAGCTGTCGCACGGCGGCGATGACCTACAATCGGATCGCTGATCGTGACATCGACGCGAAGAACGACCGGACGAAGATGCGGGCGATTCCGTCTGGTTTATTAAGTTTAAGAACCGTAAACCTATACTTTTACGCGTCGATCATCTTGTTTCTAGGCGCGGCAGCGATGCTGAACTCGCTCACGCTTATTCTTTCGCCCATTGCCTTGTTCGTCACGATTTTCTATTCAAGGACGAAGCGGTTCACATGGCTTTGCCACTACTGGCTCGGCCTTTCGTTGGGCATCGCACCGTCCGCCGCTTGGATCGCCGTGAAGGGCGATCTCAGTTGGCCGCCGATCTTCCTGACGTTGGCGGTGCTGCTCTGGACGGCCGGATTCGACATCATTTATGCCCTTCAGGACGAGGAGTTTGACCGCGAGAATGGCTTGCGGTCGATTCCGGCTCGGTTCGGTCGGAAGACGGCCCTGATCGTCAGCCGACTGTCGCACTTGTTCGCAGTCGTGTTTTTGGTCCAGGCGTTCGCCATGGAGCCGATCACCTGGGTCGGTTGGCTTGGGGTGATTTTTGCGGGCGTAATGCTGACTTATGAGCAGTCCTTGGTGAAGCCGAACGACCTTTCGCGTGTAAACTTTGCCTTCTTCACCCTGAACGGGTGCATTTCGGTCGGCGTCTTTGTCTTCGTTCTCATCGACCGACTGATTCGATAA